Proteins found in one Amycolatopsis camponoti genomic segment:
- a CDS encoding DUF5937 family protein, with protein sequence MLDLAFSTEDLAHTRFAFSPAWEVVASVRVLNQPGEHALHLPWVKRATAAIREAGLDIGLLRDLVPLRHLPGFLAGTPSTPLPELADELADLRDVPARVVRRELDAMAGPRTPALNRFHRDPEAGLDRLATLMETYWGLVLAPDWPRIRALLEADVLYRSRLLAQGGAAELFNDLTPLVRWQGGTLTVAHRHLHAAVPLDGRGLVLVPSAFVWPRVFSKTDPRWQPVLRYPPRGIATLWETGTAVAPGALAAVVGRGRAMLLTELTAPASTAELARRTRLSAGAVSQHLGILKAAGLVSGHRAGRHVLYARTRAAEVLVAGVPEVDS encoded by the coding sequence GTGCTCGACCTGGCATTCTCCACAGAGGACCTGGCGCACACCCGGTTCGCGTTCTCCCCGGCGTGGGAGGTCGTGGCGAGCGTCCGCGTCCTGAACCAGCCGGGGGAGCACGCCCTGCACCTGCCGTGGGTCAAGCGCGCCACCGCGGCGATCCGGGAAGCCGGGCTGGACATCGGGCTGCTGCGCGACCTCGTCCCGCTGCGGCACCTGCCCGGGTTCCTGGCCGGCACGCCGTCGACGCCGCTGCCGGAGCTCGCCGACGAGCTCGCCGACCTGCGTGACGTGCCCGCCCGGGTCGTCCGGCGCGAGCTGGACGCGATGGCCGGGCCGCGCACGCCCGCGCTGAACCGCTTCCACCGCGACCCCGAGGCCGGTCTCGACCGGCTCGCGACGCTGATGGAGACGTACTGGGGCCTGGTGCTCGCCCCGGACTGGCCGCGGATCCGCGCGCTGCTCGAGGCCGACGTGCTGTACCGGTCGCGGCTGCTGGCCCAGGGCGGCGCCGCCGAGCTGTTCAACGACCTCACCCCGCTCGTCCGCTGGCAGGGCGGGACGCTCACGGTCGCCCACCGCCACCTCCACGCGGCGGTGCCGCTCGACGGGCGCGGCCTGGTGCTGGTGCCTTCGGCGTTCGTCTGGCCGCGGGTGTTCTCCAAGACCGACCCGCGGTGGCAGCCGGTGCTGCGCTACCCGCCGCGCGGGATCGCCACGCTCTGGGAGACCGGCACCGCCGTCGCTCCCGGCGCGCTGGCCGCCGTGGTGGGCCGCGGCCGGGCCATGCTGCTGACCGAGCTGACCGCGCCGGCGTCCACCGCCGAGCTGGCTCGCCGGACTCGGCTCAGCGCCGGGGCCGTGTCGCAGCACCTCGGCATCCTGAAGGCCGCGGGCCTGGTCAGCGGGCATCGTGCCGGACGTCACGTGCTGTACGCACGCACCCGCGCTGCGGAAGTCCTGGTCGCGGGGGTGCCGGAAGTGGACTCCTGA
- a CDS encoding FAD-binding oxidoreductase → MDRRTFLRVSGAVPVAGLAGWPPPDDWERLRRRLSGPLFRPGDPGYPEVKQGFFTMYDDRMPAAVVGAARVEDVQAAVAFAARHRLPVAARGGGHSYPGYSTVDGGIVVDLSGFSGIEARPDGRAVIGAGARLGPIATTLAAAGRVLPAGSCGTVGIAGLALGGGVGVLDRKYGLTCDHLEAARIVTADGRVRTVSATAEPDLFWALRGGGGGNFGIVTGFTFRTVPVVDVATFALEFPPAAGAALLAAWQEWQPVAPDELWSGMGLAWNEATLGGTFLGPRARMHALLEDLVRRVGTAPTVWNEGVQDHLSAMRSFDDQESRPSAAADRGTYIGTSRMLTRPLADPGAVVDVLTRDRGVRTIVDSGGGAIARVGARETAFPYRTALASLQFLHGAAPEEGGEAGARRSLAAVRDGLGPEFGTTGYVNYLDPEMPDWAEAYYGPNLPRLRAVARKYDPRGIFAFPQGLSVPHSTVHIGKT, encoded by the coding sequence GTGGACAGGCGGACTTTCTTGCGGGTTTCCGGAGCGGTGCCGGTGGCGGGCCTGGCGGGGTGGCCTCCGCCGGACGATTGGGAGCGGCTGCGGCGACGGCTTTCCGGGCCGCTGTTCCGGCCGGGCGACCCGGGTTATCCGGAGGTCAAGCAGGGCTTCTTCACGATGTACGACGACCGGATGCCGGCGGCCGTCGTCGGCGCCGCGCGCGTCGAGGACGTCCAGGCGGCCGTCGCTTTCGCCGCGCGGCACCGCTTGCCGGTGGCGGCCCGCGGCGGCGGGCACAGCTATCCCGGCTACTCCACTGTGGACGGCGGGATCGTCGTGGACCTCAGCGGGTTCTCGGGCATCGAAGCGCGGCCGGACGGCCGTGCGGTGATCGGGGCCGGCGCCCGGCTGGGCCCGATCGCGACGACGCTCGCCGCGGCCGGGCGGGTGCTGCCGGCGGGCAGCTGCGGCACGGTCGGCATCGCCGGGCTCGCCCTCGGCGGCGGCGTCGGCGTGCTCGACCGGAAATACGGGCTGACGTGCGACCACCTGGAGGCGGCGCGGATCGTCACGGCCGACGGCCGGGTGCGTACGGTGTCGGCCACCGCCGAGCCGGACCTCTTCTGGGCGCTGCGCGGCGGCGGTGGCGGGAACTTCGGGATCGTCACGGGCTTCACCTTCCGGACGGTGCCGGTCGTCGACGTCGCCACCTTCGCCCTCGAGTTCCCGCCTGCCGCCGGAGCCGCGTTGCTCGCCGCCTGGCAGGAGTGGCAGCCGGTGGCGCCGGACGAGCTGTGGTCGGGGATGGGACTGGCCTGGAACGAAGCCACGCTCGGCGGTACCTTCCTCGGCCCGCGGGCGCGGATGCACGCGCTCCTCGAAGACCTCGTCCGCCGCGTCGGCACCGCGCCGACCGTGTGGAACGAGGGCGTCCAGGACCACCTGAGCGCGATGCGGTCGTTCGACGACCAGGAGTCCCGGCCGTCGGCGGCCGCGGACCGGGGGACCTACATCGGTACGTCGCGGATGCTCACCCGGCCGCTCGCCGACCCGGGCGCGGTCGTCGACGTGCTCACCCGCGACCGGGGCGTGCGCACGATCGTCGACTCGGGCGGGGGCGCCATCGCGCGGGTGGGCGCCCGCGAGACCGCCTTCCCGTACCGGACGGCGCTCGCCAGCCTCCAGTTCCTGCACGGCGCGGCACCGGAGGAAGGCGGCGAGGCCGGCGCGCGGCGCTCGCTCGCGGCCGTGCGCGACGGGCTCGGACCGGAGTTCGGCACCACCGGCTACGTCAACTACCTCGACCCAGAGATGCCGGACTGGGCCGAGGCGTACTACGGACCGAACCTGCCGAGGCTGCGTGCTGTCGCCCGAAAGTATGACCCGCGAGGAATTTTCGCCTTCCCGCAAGGACTTTCGGTGCCCCACTCGACTGTCCACATCGGAAAGACTTAA
- a CDS encoding elongation factor G-like protein EF-G2 — MADKQAKNADTGAAVAVNDPAKVRNVVLVGPSGSGKTTLTEALLAASGTVPRAGSVVEGTTVCDHDPAAVRQQRSVGLSVAPVLHQGHKINLIDTPGYADFVGELRAGLRAADAALFVVCAAEGVDAATVAVWEECAAVGMPRAVVVSRLDHHRADAMAEIAACQAAFGAGVLPLYLPAGDGLVGLITQRYFDYSGGHPPKIGAPDPADLERMAEARNELIEGIIAESEDESLMERYLGGEEIAEETLIADLETAVARGSFHPVIPVCATSGIGLAEVLDGIVRAFPSPLEHEPPDVTTPDGEAHTAITADPEGPLAAEVVRTAVDSYVGRVSLVRVFSGTLRPERPVHVSGHGLTERGHEDHDADERVAHLYSPLGANLREVPYCVAGDLCALTKVGSAETGDTVSSPEEPLLMEPWAMPEPLLPVAVVAKTRSDEDTLARNLSRLVAGDPTLRLDRNAETNQLVLWCMGEAHADVVLSRLRAGGADVDTEPVKISLRATFAKPAKGHGRHVKQSGGHGQFAVCDIEVEPLPRGGGFQFVDKVVGGSVPHQFIPSVEKGVRAQLQRGLADGHPVVDVKVTLVDGKAHSVDSSDAAFQTAGALALREAAANGHITMLEPLEEVAIRLPDEHLGTVLGDLSSRRGRVLGTEAGEGGRTVIRAEVPATELLRYLIDLRSMSSGTATFTRRHARFEPMPEGMAVH, encoded by the coding sequence ATGGCAGACAAACAGGCCAAGAACGCCGACACCGGGGCCGCCGTCGCTGTGAACGACCCCGCGAAGGTCCGCAACGTCGTGCTCGTCGGCCCGTCCGGCTCCGGGAAGACGACCCTCACGGAGGCCCTCCTCGCGGCGTCCGGCACCGTCCCGCGCGCGGGTTCGGTGGTCGAGGGGACGACGGTGTGCGACCACGACCCCGCGGCGGTCCGCCAGCAGCGTTCGGTCGGCCTCTCGGTCGCGCCGGTGCTGCACCAGGGCCACAAGATCAACCTGATCGACACGCCCGGGTACGCCGACTTCGTCGGGGAGCTGCGGGCGGGGCTGCGCGCGGCCGACGCGGCACTGTTCGTCGTCTGCGCCGCCGAAGGCGTCGACGCGGCGACGGTCGCGGTGTGGGAAGAGTGCGCGGCGGTCGGGATGCCGCGCGCGGTCGTCGTCTCGCGGCTCGACCACCACCGGGCCGACGCGATGGCCGAGATCGCCGCCTGCCAGGCCGCGTTCGGCGCCGGCGTCCTGCCGCTGTACCTGCCCGCCGGCGACGGCCTCGTCGGGCTGATCACCCAGCGGTACTTCGACTACTCCGGCGGGCACCCGCCGAAGATCGGCGCGCCCGACCCGGCCGACCTCGAGCGGATGGCCGAGGCCCGCAACGAGCTCATCGAAGGGATCATCGCCGAGAGCGAGGACGAGTCCCTGATGGAGCGCTACCTCGGTGGCGAGGAGATCGCCGAGGAGACCCTGATCGCCGATCTCGAGACCGCCGTCGCGCGCGGATCGTTCCACCCGGTCATCCCGGTCTGCGCGACCAGCGGGATCGGCCTGGCCGAGGTGCTCGACGGGATCGTCCGGGCGTTCCCCTCCCCCCTGGAGCACGAGCCCCCCGACGTCACGACGCCGGACGGTGAGGCGCACACCGCCATCACCGCCGACCCCGAGGGCCCCCTCGCCGCGGAGGTCGTCCGGACGGCCGTCGACTCCTACGTCGGCCGGGTGTCGCTCGTCCGGGTCTTCTCCGGGACGCTGCGGCCGGAGCGGCCGGTGCACGTGTCCGGGCACGGCCTGACCGAACGCGGGCACGAGGACCACGACGCCGACGAGCGCGTCGCCCACCTCTACTCCCCGCTCGGCGCGAACCTGCGCGAAGTGCCCTACTGCGTCGCGGGCGACCTCTGCGCGCTGACGAAGGTCGGCTCCGCGGAGACCGGCGACACCGTCTCCTCCCCGGAAGAACCGCTGCTGATGGAACCGTGGGCGATGCCCGAGCCGCTGCTGCCGGTGGCGGTCGTCGCGAAGACCCGCAGCGACGAAGACACCCTCGCCCGCAACCTGTCCCGCCTGGTCGCCGGCGACCCGACGCTGCGGCTGGACCGCAACGCCGAGACCAACCAGCTGGTGCTGTGGTGCATGGGCGAGGCCCACGCGGACGTCGTCCTCTCGCGGCTGCGGGCGGGCGGCGCGGACGTCGACACCGAACCGGTGAAGATCAGCCTGCGCGCGACCTTCGCCAAGCCGGCCAAGGGACACGGGCGGCACGTCAAGCAGTCCGGCGGGCACGGCCAGTTCGCGGTCTGCGACATCGAGGTCGAGCCGCTGCCCCGCGGCGGCGGGTTCCAGTTCGTCGACAAGGTCGTCGGCGGCTCGGTACCGCACCAGTTCATCCCGAGCGTGGAGAAGGGCGTGCGGGCCCAGCTCCAGCGCGGGCTGGCCGACGGCCACCCGGTGGTCGACGTGAAGGTGACGCTGGTCGACGGCAAGGCGCACAGCGTCGACTCGTCGGACGCGGCGTTCCAGACCGCGGGCGCGCTCGCGCTGCGGGAGGCCGCGGCGAACGGGCACATCACGATGCTGGAGCCGTTGGAGGAAGTGGCGATCCGGCTGCCGGACGAGCACCTCGGCACGGTGCTGGGCGATCTGTCCTCGCGCCGCGGCCGCGTCCTGGGCACCGAAGCCGGCGAAGGCGGGCGGACGGTGATCCGGGCGGAGGTCCCGGCGACGGAGCTGCTGCGCTACCTGATCGACCTGCGCTCGATGAGCTCCGGCACGGCGACGTTCACCCGCCGCCACGCGAGGTTCGAGCCGATGCCGGAAGGGATGGCGGTCCACTGA